One Flavobacterium sp. 90 DNA segment encodes these proteins:
- a CDS encoding DUF6268 family outer membrane beta-barrel protein, whose amino-acid sequence MNKTVFYLSQLFIFLLVTISARAQQNISGEFKVDYVPFSNYVRPIDSAKTDAKSNFKRAQLSVEIPLSMKMDKYNHPQLWSIVLQGAYAKMENKNYDLRDLPVEIPNGFPDELLNAQIGVKHLRSISPSWSILVMASVGVYTDMVEINKDDILIQGGVLFIKQFNPNLAFGFGPVLTNSFGVPMVLPGIYFNWESKGALHFKVAFPEGLELGYRMSETFDLKTVVELSGMTAEINPTNKSMLLGYQQIIAGLRPQLKFGKHWTFEPTAGSTLARSFSTNDRKIKNMFKEKDMANPRFTTTFYAALALKWQF is encoded by the coding sequence ATGAACAAGACAGTTTTTTATCTATCGCAATTATTTATTTTTTTATTGGTTACAATTTCTGCAAGAGCACAACAAAATATCTCAGGAGAATTTAAAGTAGATTATGTTCCGTTTTCTAATTATGTACGACCAATTGACAGTGCTAAAACAGACGCCAAAAGTAATTTTAAAAGAGCTCAGCTTTCTGTAGAAATCCCGCTTTCCATGAAAATGGACAAATACAATCATCCCCAACTTTGGTCGATCGTGCTTCAGGGAGCTTATGCCAAAATGGAAAACAAAAATTATGATCTACGAGATCTTCCTGTAGAAATTCCAAACGGTTTTCCCGATGAACTTTTAAACGCACAAATTGGAGTCAAACATTTGAGATCAATTTCTCCGTCGTGGTCCATTTTAGTTATGGCTTCTGTAGGTGTTTATACAGATATGGTCGAAATCAATAAAGATGATATTCTGATACAAGGTGGCGTTCTTTTTATCAAACAATTCAATCCTAATTTGGCTTTTGGTTTTGGACCGGTTTTAACCAATAGTTTTGGTGTTCCAATGGTACTTCCGGGAATTTACTTTAATTGGGAATCTAAAGGCGCGCTACATTTTAAAGTTGCTTTTCCCGAAGGTTTAGAATTAGGTTACAGAATGTCTGAAACATTTGACTTAAAAACAGTTGTTGAACTTAGCGGAATGACTGCTGAAATAAATCCGACAAACAAATCGATGTTACTTGGATATCAACAAATTATTGCGGGTTTAAGACCTCAGCTTAAATTTGGTAAACATTGGACATTTGAACCTACAGCAGGAAGTACTTTGGCTCGATCGTTCTCTACCAATGACCGAAAAATAAAAAATATGTTCAAAGAAAAAGATATGGCAAACCCAAGATTTACGACAACCTTTTATGCAGCTTTAGCTTTAAAATGGCAATTCTAG
- a CDS encoding LytTR family DNA-binding domain-containing protein, whose protein sequence is MNMKCLVIDDEPIARNGIVDFVSKIDFLEVVGTCASALEATSYIQDKQIDLLFLDINMPYLSGLEFLESLDNPPLVIFTTAYSEHALDGYRLQVVDYLLKPITFQRFYQASLKAKQWHQMISPKQNQLDPFLYVRQEEGFQKISWVDILYIEGMQNYAKLHFTDRILVIHQTMISLEETLPKEIFFRIHKSFLVNITHIDSVSGGRLFVKGQELPISRTRREALLKEVVYKNLLSR, encoded by the coding sequence ATGAATATGAAATGTCTCGTTATTGACGACGAACCAATTGCAAGAAACGGAATCGTAGATTTTGTTTCAAAAATTGATTTTCTTGAAGTTGTTGGCACTTGTGCTTCTGCTTTGGAAGCGACTTCGTACATTCAGGATAAACAAATTGATTTACTGTTTCTGGATATAAATATGCCATATTTATCCGGATTAGAATTTTTAGAATCTTTGGATAATCCGCCGTTAGTTATTTTTACTACCGCTTATTCAGAACATGCTTTGGATGGATATCGCCTGCAAGTTGTTGATTATTTGCTGAAACCAATTACGTTTCAGCGTTTTTATCAGGCTTCTTTAAAAGCAAAACAATGGCATCAAATGATTTCTCCAAAGCAAAATCAATTAGATCCGTTTCTTTATGTTCGTCAGGAAGAAGGATTTCAAAAGATTTCGTGGGTAGATATTTTATACATCGAAGGAATGCAAAATTATGCCAAACTTCATTTTACAGATAGAATTCTCGTGATTCATCAAACTATGATTTCATTAGAAGAAACACTTCCAAAGGAAATTTTCTTTAGAATTCACAAATCATTTCTAGTCAATATTACACACATTGATTCCGTTTCTGGCGGACGATTGTTTGTGAAAGGACAAGAACTACCTATTTCAAGAACACGCCGTGAAGCATTATTGAAAGAGGTAGTTTATAAAAATCTATTGAGCAGATAA
- a CDS encoding LTA synthase family protein has protein sequence MKKLSYLKPIFNFIAIGLLITTLSRIFLFFIFKDRVVETPNFWYIFPIGLRMDLILLCYLSFLPAVLITFLPNKALKFTNKLLVIYSFLFLFLVLFVELATPDFVKQYDTRPNKIFLDYLIYPKEVVGMLLKSYLTSIIVTFLILGVVLYFAFKKGKKYFYTTSTDFKFKLMIFPLLAFLLFFGARSSLTSKRPINASNAVFSTDQLTNTLGLNSFYTVAFAAYSIKNEGNTKMYGKMDEAEAIARVKKYMIAGPTDFTDAEIPFLHVQQPDTVLKKPYNLVIFLQESLGAEYVGILGGKPLTPEFDKLSKEGLLFTNLYCTGTRSVRGIEAVVTGFLPSPSESVVKLGNSQQGFFTLAEALKQKGYDTSFIYGGMANFDNMASFFNGNGFEDIVDQEDFESDGNKYAFKGTWGYSDEDLVTKANNYFKAKGDKPFFSLMFSTSNHEPFEYPAGRIKPYDTKPATVNNAMKYADFSIGKFFEMAKKEPYFKNTIFIVIADHNTRTYGKNLVPINKFHIPALIMGPGVPKGVSYSKLASQIDIPPTLLSYLGLSFETPMVGRNLNKLDPKTQGRSIMQFNDINAFRVENQVVIMQPNLKPLQFEIKNDTTLIPVKLNEELAKDALAHVITAGNLYRENKYKLRKK, from the coding sequence ATGAAAAAATTAAGTTATTTAAAACCCATTTTCAATTTTATAGCAATTGGATTGCTAATTACTACTTTAAGCCGAATATTTTTGTTTTTTATTTTTAAAGACAGAGTAGTAGAAACACCAAATTTCTGGTATATTTTTCCAATCGGTCTCCGAATGGATTTAATTTTATTGTGTTATTTATCATTTCTGCCGGCAGTTTTAATTACTTTCTTACCGAATAAAGCATTAAAATTCACCAATAAACTTCTGGTGATTTATAGCTTTTTATTCCTGTTTCTGGTTCTTTTTGTAGAATTGGCAACACCTGATTTTGTAAAACAATACGATACGCGTCCAAATAAGATATTCTTAGATTATCTGATTTATCCAAAAGAAGTTGTTGGAATGCTTTTAAAAAGTTATCTGACTTCTATCATTGTAACATTCTTAATTTTGGGAGTTGTTCTGTATTTTGCTTTCAAAAAAGGGAAAAAATATTTCTACACAACCAGTACGGACTTTAAGTTTAAACTAATGATTTTTCCATTATTAGCTTTCTTATTGTTTTTTGGAGCACGTTCAAGTCTTACGTCAAAACGCCCGATAAATGCGAGTAATGCTGTTTTCTCAACAGATCAACTGACAAATACTTTGGGATTAAATTCATTTTATACAGTAGCTTTTGCAGCTTATTCGATTAAAAATGAAGGAAACACCAAGATGTATGGTAAAATGGATGAAGCCGAAGCAATTGCTCGTGTAAAAAAATACATGATTGCCGGACCAACTGATTTTACAGATGCTGAGATTCCGTTTTTGCACGTTCAACAACCGGATACCGTTTTAAAGAAACCTTATAACTTGGTTATCTTTTTACAAGAAAGTTTAGGAGCTGAATACGTTGGTATTTTAGGCGGAAAACCATTAACGCCGGAATTTGATAAATTATCGAAAGAAGGTTTATTGTTTACCAATTTATATTGTACAGGAACAAGAAGTGTCCGAGGAATTGAAGCGGTTGTAACCGGATTTTTGCCTTCACCATCAGAAAGTGTAGTAAAGTTAGGAAACTCACAACAAGGATTTTTTACTTTGGCAGAAGCCTTAAAACAAAAAGGATACGACACCAGTTTTATTTACGGTGGAATGGCGAATTTTGATAATATGGCTTCGTTTTTCAACGGAAATGGTTTTGAGGATATAGTAGATCAGGAAGATTTTGAATCTGATGGAAATAAATATGCTTTCAAAGGAACCTGGGGTTATTCAGATGAAGATTTAGTTACTAAAGCAAACAATTATTTTAAAGCAAAAGGCGATAAACCTTTCTTTTCATTAATGTTTTCGACTTCAAATCATGAGCCTTTTGAATATCCTGCGGGAAGAATCAAACCTTATGATACAAAACCAGCAACGGTAAATAATGCCATGAAATATGCTGATTTCTCTATTGGGAAATTCTTCGAAATGGCGAAAAAAGAACCTTATTTCAAGAATACTATTTTCATCGTAATCGCGGATCATAACACAAGAACATATGGAAAAAATTTAGTGCCAATTAATAAGTTCCATATCCCGGCTTTAATTATGGGACCAGGAGTTCCAAAAGGAGTTTCGTATAGTAAATTGGCAAGTCAAATTGATATTCCGCCAACATTGTTGAGTTATTTAGGACTTTCGTTTGAAACACCAATGGTTGGAAGAAATCTAAATAAACTAGATCCAAAAACGCAAGGAAGATCAATCATGCAGTTTAATGATATCAACGCATTCAGAGTAGAAAATCAAGTTGTAATCATGCAGCCAAATTTGAAACCTCTGCAATTCGAAATCAAAAATGATACAACTTTGATTCCGGTTAAATTAAATGAAGAATTAGCAAAAGATGCTTTGGCACATGTAATTACAGCAGGAAATTTATATAGAGAAAACAAATACAAGTTGAGGAAAAAATAG